In Drosophila yakuba strain Tai18E2 chromosome 2R, Prin_Dyak_Tai18E2_2.1, whole genome shotgun sequence, a single genomic region encodes these proteins:
- the LOC6530601 gene encoding uncharacterized protein LOC6530601 isoform X2, giving the protein MKMQRLHVIPGNKDHDKCLIELYKPKKFVAESLTSVYSSHTTVAPNGFIHTDSVRGIEDRHLTVSPELPSLMERSSQSQNKNLYDLSLQLMDQEDAGHSDSEWSDENGRIRRRDSGPDIDHRNGLYNERTFNLKERLKVRERMKVKDAGYYRKRMPPVPNMEVTSKRIKKRNRENAESEVGPLNSKPNHKLRRKIPESYESLCAEPVILPSKTPEVTRNPTTLSTQKIKVQPQPVDCEKDVDSFKYSENPKKTFRAIVGRAAQNAGYQNQDGFGEEDQKVKLQTIENINLGKLLRIRAAQQFHRMLDLIDDHYIYSLLLLLATLAYLVYILWYDISDNLNEEGRYLGKMKASRLPMKCFYYLMRLLRAPIF; this is encoded by the exons ATGAAAATGCAACGCTTACACGTGATTCCAGGAAA CAAAGACCATGACAAATGCTTGATCGAGCTGTACAAGCCCAAAAAATTTGTGGCAGAGTC ACTGACTTCGGTTTATTCAAGTCACACCACAGTGGCTCCCAACGGATTCATACATACCGATTCCGTCAGAGGCATCGAGGATCGTCACTTGACCGTTTCCCCTGAACTGCCCAGCCTGATGGAGCGCAGTTCCCAGTCGCAGAACAAGAACCTCTATGACCTGTCCCTGCAACTCATGGATCAGGAGGATGCCGGCCACTCGGACagcgagtggtcagatgaaAATGGTAGGATTCGACGTAGGGATTCAGGCCCGGATATAGACCATCGGAATGGTCTGTATAATGAAAGGACCTTCAATCTGAAGGAGCGACTGAAAGTTAGGGAGCGAATGAAAGTAAAGGACGCCGGATACTACAGAAAAAGAATGCCCCCAGTTCCCAACATGGAGGTCACAAGCAAGAGG atcaaaaaaagaaatagggAAAATGCTGAAAGTGAGGTCGGACCCCTGAACTCGAAACCAAATCATAAG TTAAGACGCAAGATTCCCGAAAGCTATGAATCCCTTTGTGCCGAACCAGTAATCCTACCTTCCAAAACTCCTGAAGTCACAAGAAATCCGACAACGCTTAGCACACAGAAAATCAAAGTGCAACCACAACCAGTAGATTGTGAAAAAGATGTGGACTCCTTTAAATACTCCGAGAACCCGAAGAAAACCTTCAGGGCAATCGTTGGAAGAGCAGCTCAAAATGCTGGCTACCAGAATCAGGATGGCTTTGGCGAAGAAGACCAGAAAGTTAAACTGCAAACTATTGAAAACATAAATCTAGGAAAACTACTTAGAATCCGGGCTGCGCAGCAGTTTCATCGTATGCTGGATCTGATTG ATGATCACTACATCTATAgtttgctgcttctgctggcCACCTTGGCGTACTTGGTCTATATCCTGTGGTACGATATTAGTGACAATCTGAACGAGGAAGGTCGGTATCTGGGCAAAATGAAAGCCTCTAGACTGCCGATGAAGTGTTTCTACTATTTGATGCGTCTGCTGAGAGCGCCCATTTTTTGA
- the LOC6530600 gene encoding CLIP domain-containing serine protease B15: MKIFTAEIALLAFLVLGIREGSSNLLTRDCGTTKHPSRVRRVVAGEDADRFANPWMVLVLDQGNSICGGSLITLYFVLTSASCLMSSPKQVVLGEYNRNCTTADCVSSRQVIDVDSRFIHDEFNMTSVDKKYDIGLIRLARKVLITDYVRPICLSVDRRVGHKARYFTATGWGITDLSKLGNILQKVALMKLDRRSCTRRLRIKLDGSQLCVGGLNRGACSGDSGAPLTKKFHMDGGRSRTFLVGIVSYGISSCDGVGVYTNVEHYMDWIVSTIYESNMLSSQADYIFTAN, translated from the exons ATGAAGATCTTCACAGCTGAAATAGCGCTACTAGCGTTTTTAGTCCTTGGGATAAGGGAAGGATCCAGCAATCTGCTAACGCGGGATTGCGGCACCACCAAGCACCCATCGAGAGTTCGGCGGGTAGTTGCAGGTGAAGATGCCGACAGGTTTGCCAATCCCTGGATGGTCCTGGTGCTCGATCAAGGAAATTCCATCTGTGGCGGATCGCTCATCACCCTCT ATTTTGTACTTACTTCTGCAAGTTGCCTCATGTCGTCGCCCAA ACAAGTGGTCTTGGGCGAATACAACAGAAACTGCACTACTGCGGATTGCGTGTCCAGTCGCCAAGTGATTGACGTCGATTCCCGGTTTATTCATGATGAATTCAATATGACTAGCGTAGACAAAAAATATGACATTGGTCTTATTCGGTTGGCAAGAAAGGTGTTGATCACAG ACTATGTCAGGCCGATTTGCCTGTCCGTTGATCGTCGAGTGGGACATAAAGCTCGATACTTCACTGCCACCGGTTGGGGCATAACCGATTTAAGCAAATTAGgcaacattttacaaaaagtCGCTCTGATGAAGCTCGATAGAAGGTCTTGCACGCGCCGGCTTAGGATTAAACTCGATGGATCCCAGTTATGCGTTGGCGGTTTAAACAGGGGCGCTTGTTCTGGGGATTCTGGAGCCCCTTTGACCAAAAAGTTTCATATGGATGGTGGAAGATCTCGCACTTTCCTGGTCGGTATTGTCAGCTATGGAATTTCATCTTGCGATGGAGTCGGCGTTTATACAAATGTCGAGCACTATATGGATTGGATTGTAAGTACTATTTACGAAAGCAATATGCTTTCATCGCAAGCGGATTACATATTTACGGCCAACTAA
- the LOC6530601 gene encoding uncharacterized protein LOC6530601 isoform X1: MKMQRLHVIPGKHKDHDKCLIELYKPKKFVAESLTSVYSSHTTVAPNGFIHTDSVRGIEDRHLTVSPELPSLMERSSQSQNKNLYDLSLQLMDQEDAGHSDSEWSDENGRIRRRDSGPDIDHRNGLYNERTFNLKERLKVRERMKVKDAGYYRKRMPPVPNMEVTSKRIKKRNRENAESEVGPLNSKPNHKLRRKIPESYESLCAEPVILPSKTPEVTRNPTTLSTQKIKVQPQPVDCEKDVDSFKYSENPKKTFRAIVGRAAQNAGYQNQDGFGEEDQKVKLQTIENINLGKLLRIRAAQQFHRMLDLIDDHYIYSLLLLLATLAYLVYILWYDISDNLNEEGRYLGKMKASRLPMKCFYYLMRLLRAPIF, translated from the exons ATGAAAATGCAACGCTTACACGTGATTCCAGGAAAGCA CAAAGACCATGACAAATGCTTGATCGAGCTGTACAAGCCCAAAAAATTTGTGGCAGAGTC ACTGACTTCGGTTTATTCAAGTCACACCACAGTGGCTCCCAACGGATTCATACATACCGATTCCGTCAGAGGCATCGAGGATCGTCACTTGACCGTTTCCCCTGAACTGCCCAGCCTGATGGAGCGCAGTTCCCAGTCGCAGAACAAGAACCTCTATGACCTGTCCCTGCAACTCATGGATCAGGAGGATGCCGGCCACTCGGACagcgagtggtcagatgaaAATGGTAGGATTCGACGTAGGGATTCAGGCCCGGATATAGACCATCGGAATGGTCTGTATAATGAAAGGACCTTCAATCTGAAGGAGCGACTGAAAGTTAGGGAGCGAATGAAAGTAAAGGACGCCGGATACTACAGAAAAAGAATGCCCCCAGTTCCCAACATGGAGGTCACAAGCAAGAGG atcaaaaaaagaaatagggAAAATGCTGAAAGTGAGGTCGGACCCCTGAACTCGAAACCAAATCATAAG TTAAGACGCAAGATTCCCGAAAGCTATGAATCCCTTTGTGCCGAACCAGTAATCCTACCTTCCAAAACTCCTGAAGTCACAAGAAATCCGACAACGCTTAGCACACAGAAAATCAAAGTGCAACCACAACCAGTAGATTGTGAAAAAGATGTGGACTCCTTTAAATACTCCGAGAACCCGAAGAAAACCTTCAGGGCAATCGTTGGAAGAGCAGCTCAAAATGCTGGCTACCAGAATCAGGATGGCTTTGGCGAAGAAGACCAGAAAGTTAAACTGCAAACTATTGAAAACATAAATCTAGGAAAACTACTTAGAATCCGGGCTGCGCAGCAGTTTCATCGTATGCTGGATCTGATTG ATGATCACTACATCTATAgtttgctgcttctgctggcCACCTTGGCGTACTTGGTCTATATCCTGTGGTACGATATTAGTGACAATCTGAACGAGGAAGGTCGGTATCTGGGCAAAATGAAAGCCTCTAGACTGCCGATGAAGTGTTTCTACTATTTGATGCGTCTGCTGAGAGCGCCCATTTTTTGA
- the LOC26534550 gene encoding CLIP domain-containing serine protease B15 yields MKIFTAEIAILACLVLGTGKGSSILLTEDCGTAKHPSRVRRVVGGKDADRFANPWMVLVLGQFGDFICGGSLITRHFVLTSASCLMSTPKQVVLGEYNRNCTTADCVSSRQVIDVDSRFIHDEFNMTSVDKKYDIGLIRLARKVLITDYVRPICLSVDRRVGHKARYFTATGWGITDLSKLSNILQKVALMKLDRRSCTRRLRIKLDGSQLCIGGLNRDTCSGDSGGPLTVKSHMDGNRKSRTFLVGMVSFGSPSCSGIGVYTNVEHYVDWIVNTIHESNMNSSQAHHLRESTEMNYNFTTN; encoded by the exons ATGAAGATCTTCACAGCTGAAATAGCAATACTAGCGTGTTTAGTCCTTGGGACAGGAAAAGGATCCAGCATCCTGCTAACGGAGGATTGCGGCACCGCCAAGCACCCATCGAGAGTTCGGCGGGTAGTTGGAGGTAAAGATGCCGACAGGTTCGCCAATCCCTGGATGGTCTTGGTGCTCGGTCAATTTGGAGATTTCATCTGTGGCGGTTCGCTCATCACCCGTC ATTTTGTACTGACTTCTGCGAGTTGCCTCATGTCGACCCCCAA ACAAGTGGTCTTGGGCGAATACAACAGAAACTGCACTACTGCGGATTGCGTGTCCAGTCGCCAAGTGATTGACGTCGATTCCCGGTTTATTCATGATGAATTCAATATGACTAGCGTAGACAAAAAATATGACATTGGTCTTATTCGGTTGGCAAGGAAGGTGTTGATCACAG ACTATGTCAGGCCGATTTGCCTGTCCGTTGATCGTCGAGTGGGACATAAAGCTCGATACTTCACTGCCACCGGTTGGGGCATAACCGATTTAAGCAAATTAAGCAACATTCTACAAAAAGTCGCTCTGATGAAGCTCGATAGAAGGTCTTGCACGCGCCGGCTTAGGATTAAACTCGATGGATCCCAGTTATGCATTGGCGGCTTAAACAGGGACACTTGTTCTGGGGATTCTGGAGGCCCGTTGACCGTAAAGTCTCATATGGATGGGAATAGAAAATCTCGGACTTTCCTGGTGGGCATGGTTAGCTTTGGTTCTCCATCTTGCAGTGGAATCGGCGTTTACACAAATGTCGAGCACTATGTGGATTGGATTGTAAATACCATTCACGAAAGCAATATGAATTCATCGCAAGCCCATCATTTGCGGGAGTCAACAGAAATGAATTACAACTTCACAACCAACTAG